The Arachis hypogaea cultivar Tifrunner chromosome 19, arahy.Tifrunner.gnm2.J5K5, whole genome shotgun sequence genome has a window encoding:
- the LOC140173102 gene encoding ATP-dependent DNA helicase Q-like SIM gives MGASNLSFDQVLVEMLEMGFEYSSIVEAIKTVGLSIPNVVEHILTAGSGSGRATTSSKASTTTMQPSKFRAPHGKALKRKALSSTSQVRQSSILDHFHSNDKIHDVAIVDLEMVNEHDEPISEMPDDVTVVPGQIVTGPMENLVVMSDW, from the coding sequence ATGGGTGCCAGTAACTTATCCTTCGACCAAGTGCTTGTGGAAATGCTTGAAATGGGTTTTGAGTATTCCAGCATTGTAGAAGCCATCAAAACAGTTGGTTTGTCTATTCCCAATGTTGTGGAGCATATCTTGACGGCTGGTAGTGGTAGTGGTAGAGCTACAACTAGCTCCAAAGCTTCCACTACCACCATGCAGCCTTCAAAATTTCGTGCTCCTCATGGAAAAGCTCTCAAGAGAAAAGCTTTGTCCTCGACCAGCCAAGTTCGGCAGTCGAGCATATTAGACCATTTTCATTCCAATGATAAGATACATGATGTGGCAATTGTTGATCTAGAAATGGTGAATGAGCACGATGAGCCTATCTCTGAAATGCCTGATGATGTGACCGTGGTGCCGGGGCAAATTGTAACTGGTCCAATGGAAAATTTGGTTGTTATGTCTGATTGGTAG